GATGCTCGCCTCCCAACGCACCTTCCAGTAGACCTCGTTCGAACTGAAGAAAGCGAGGTGCAGGCCGGCGGCGCGGGCCGCCTCCACGTTGCGCCGCTGCCGTCCCGTCCAGTATTCGTCGTGGCCCACCGAGAGGAAGACCTTGTGCTCGAGCAGTTCCTCGCCGCGCCGGTCGGTGTCGATGCCGGAGGAATAGCTGACATCGTAGCCGTTCCGTTCCAACCAGCGCACCATCGGGTACTCAGAGTTGAACACCTTGTTGACCGCGCGATAGTGCCGAGTCTCGAACGGCCGGTTGTAGCTCACCTTCGGCGCCCGAGGCTCCCCGCCGTGCAGCCGCAGACGCTCCGGGTTGAGCCGACCGTATACACTGTGGCCGCCGTAGCGGTTGTACGCCTGCCAGGTGAGGTCCGATGTCTGAAAGAGCATGTCGGACTCACCGTCGTCGTCCCGCACGACGAAGTAGATGTGGCTGGCACGCGCCTCGCGGAGCGGATTGCGCATGACGGCGCGGAAGCCCGGCGCCTCCCACAATGAGTCCTCGCCCGTCGGCGGCAGCGGCGTCGGCTGGAACTGGTCGTTCTTGATCCAGCCCTCGATCGGGTCTTCGCGCACGAGCCGGGCGAAGTAGATGCCCGAGGTCGCGTCTTCCGGAGCCTGCCAGGACGCCGATACCGCCCAGTTGCCGCAGTCGACGAGCGGCGCGGGCCACGTCTCCATCCCGCCCCCCTCGGCCAGCACGGGGATCGGGCCCCGCAGGCATTCGGGCTGGATCTGGGGCAATGTCGCGGAGGGCTCGAACGAGTCGACGCGGCGCGCGCCCATGCCGCCGTAGTAGCCCATGCGGTAGATGTCGATGCGGTAGTCGTCCGAGTCGGTGTCGACCTTGAACTCGATCGTCTCGCCCTGGGCGATCGCGATGTCGGTGCCGAATCCCTGGATGCTGGGGTCGCCGTAACTGTTGATGTCCCACTCCGTGGGCGGGTGTCCCTCCAGACAGTTCTCCGCCACGATCTCGTTGGCGGGGTTCGCGCACGGATCCCCCAGGGAGACCTGCAAGCTGCAACTGGATCCTGCGAGGGCCGCGATCAGCAAGACGACGGAGGCGGGGAACGCAGCGGGGCGGTTGCCACGGGCTGCCAGGTACGCGGTCATGGAGACATCTCCCGGACAGAGTAGAGCGCCGACCGGCCTCCCCGGCCGCCGCGTCCCCGGAACATGACTCCGCGCTCGAAAGTCTACAACGGGCGGCGGGGAGCCCCGTCGGCTCAGCCGCCCTCGCCCGGAGTCTCGAGGTTGCCGCTGTCGTCCACGGCGCGGCTCAGGATCGACACGTCGCCGCCGGTCACGTCCGGATCCCACGCGTAGCTCCAGGTCGTGCGGCCGCGGGCCGGGCGCCACGTCATCCCTCCGTCCAGCGAGACCTCGACTGCGGCGACCACGCCGCCCCCGGCGTCCGAGGCCGTCCCGCTGATCGCCATCAGGCCGCTCTCCGCATCGGGACCGGAGGGCCCCTCGAAGGACGAGGTCGGCGGGACGTCGTCCGTCGAAGCCGTGGCCGGCACCAGGTCCGCCTGTATCGTGGCGGGCTGCACGCCCATGTCCGCGAACACGTTGAGCGTCGCCTGCTGCAACACCCGATCCGGACCGTTCGGATCGACGCCGACCCGCGTGTCCATGCCGTTCTGGCGCTCGGGCGGGACGCCGGTCTCGGTATCATGATGGGCGTCGAGGCCCCACGGCCACTGCAGCGTCCCCGTGTCGAAGACGAGCGCGCCGCTCTCGTGCCGGTACAGGACCGCGTTGTGCGTCGCCGATCCCGTCTCGCAGCCCCGGCCCGGGTGGACGCAGTATTGCAGGTTGTCGATCGTCGTCGCGGAGAGCCGGAACAGCCCCGGCGGGCGGAACCCGTTGTCGATGTCCGAATCCCACTCGTGCCCGAGGATCCCCTTGATCGACACGTATTGCTCGCCCGGCCGCAGCCGAGCGACCTCTGTGTTGCGCCAGAACCTCAGGTCGGCGAATTCGGCGTCCACCATGAGCGGGTCGTTACGCCATGCGTTGACCGTGAACAGCGTTCCGGTGAGCGCGTTCTCCGGCCACGGGCCCTCCGGGTTGATCGAACGATGATCGCGGAACAGCCCCGTCCACTCGACCGGATCGAGCTTCCGGTGGTCCTGCGTTTCCTTGTACGTCACGAACGTCCGGTACGGCTGTTCCGATCCATCGATGCTCGGCTCCCAGCGCACCTTCCAGAAGACGTCGTTCGAACCGAAGAAGCCGAGGTGCACGCCGGCCGCGCGCGCTGCCTCCACGTTGCGCCGCTGTTGGCCCGTCCAGTACTCGTCGTGTCCCACCGAGAGGAAGACCTTGTGCTCGAGCAACTCCTCGCCGCGACGGTCCGTGTCGACCCCGGACAAGTAACTCACATCGTAGCCGTTGCGCTCGAGCCAGCGGACCATCGGGTACTCGGAGTTGAACACCATGTTCACCGCGCGGTAGTGCCGCGTCTCGAAAGGCCGGTTGTAGCTGACTTTCGGCGCGCGCGGGGGTCCCCCGTGGAGCCGGAGGCGCTCTGGATTCAGGCGTCCGTACACGCTGTGGCCCCCGTAGCGGTTGTACGC
This is a stretch of genomic DNA from Candidatus Palauibacter australiensis. It encodes these proteins:
- a CDS encoding Ig-like domain-containing protein — translated: MGVQPATIQADLVPATASTDDVPPTSSFEGPSGPDAESGLMAISGTASDAGGGVVAAVEVSLDGGMTWRPARGRTTWSYAWDPDVTGGDVSILSRAVDDSGNLETPGEGG